A single window of Asticcacaulis sp. AND118 DNA harbors:
- a CDS encoding DUF58 domain-containing protein yields MIHPTPRLIRILIACVLLGAGLVFVAPVFWWAMPVIMLGLMALAVFEGAFAPLPSHLALDIRLPRRIGVARDHVFDYAVRFKTRAPSRLEIRWGVSPRLETPQAGLTLLPEASAFKGVLYLRASSRGKAAVETAHLRWSGWLGLGYVQKVVKLNAEMVVTPDIEGVQQDAAALFSRDSVYGVRVQNQLHNGSEYHALREYDSSQDHRRIDWRSSARHLKLLSREFQTERNHHIVLAFDTGRLMGEPLLRVKKIDRALYSGLLLGYCALKIGDNVRSFAFAARPYHNAPLLAGTQAYETLKAQLSGLDDLPEETNHTLALADLGSKIARRSLIVLFTDFIDEISADLMLEALQRLSKKHLIVFVAFRDEVLEGLAASEPQGADDITRAIFARRLLQQRETVHATLRRYGIEVLEPTTEAMAVQLVLKYLEMKREDRL; encoded by the coding sequence ATGATCCATCCCACCCCGCGCCTGATCCGGATACTGATCGCCTGCGTCCTTCTGGGCGCGGGGCTGGTCTTTGTCGCGCCCGTCTTCTGGTGGGCGATGCCGGTGATCATGCTGGGGTTGATGGCGCTGGCGGTGTTCGAAGGGGCCTTCGCGCCGCTGCCGTCGCATCTGGCGCTGGACATCCGCCTGCCGCGCCGCATCGGCGTCGCACGCGACCACGTCTTCGACTACGCCGTCCGGTTCAAGACCCGCGCCCCCAGCCGTCTGGAAATCCGCTGGGGGGTGTCGCCGCGACTGGAGACCCCGCAGGCCGGATTGACCCTTCTGCCCGAAGCGAGCGCTTTCAAAGGCGTTCTATACCTGCGCGCTTCGTCGCGCGGCAAGGCGGCGGTCGAGACGGCGCACCTGCGTTGGAGCGGCTGGCTGGGGCTGGGCTATGTGCAGAAGGTCGTCAAACTCAATGCCGAAATGGTGGTCACGCCGGATATCGAGGGCGTGCAGCAGGACGCGGCGGCGCTGTTTTCGCGCGATTCCGTCTATGGGGTGCGAGTGCAGAACCAGTTGCACAATGGTTCCGAATACCACGCGCTGCGCGAATACGACTCGTCGCAGGATCACCGCCGCATCGACTGGCGCTCGTCGGCGCGTCACCTGAAACTGCTGTCGCGTGAGTTTCAGACCGAGCGCAATCACCATATCGTGCTGGCCTTCGACACCGGCCGGTTGATGGGTGAGCCGCTGCTGCGCGTCAAGAAGATCGACCGCGCCCTCTATTCCGGCCTGCTGCTGGGCTACTGCGCGCTGAAGATCGGCGACAATGTGCGCTCCTTCGCCTTTGCCGCACGACCGTACCATAATGCGCCGCTGCTGGCCGGGACGCAGGCCTATGAGACGCTGAAGGCGCAGTTGTCGGGCCTCGACGATCTGCCGGAAGAAACCAATCACACGCTGGCCTTGGCCGATCTGGGGTCGAAGATCGCGCGGCGTTCGCTGATCGTGCTGTTCACCGACTTCATCGACGAAATCAGCGCTGACCTGATGCTCGAAGCCTTGCAGCGCCTGTCGAAGAAGCATCTTATCGTTTTCGTCGCCTTCCGCGACGAGGTGCTGGAGGGGCTGGCGGCTTCCGAGCCGCAGGGTGCCGACGACATCACCCGCGCCATTTTCGCCCGCCGCTTACTGCAACAGCGCGAGACCGTCCACGCCACCCTGCGCCGCTACGGCATTGAGGTGCTGGAACCGACGACCGAGGCCATGGCCGTGCAACTGGTGCTCAAATATCTTGAGATGAAACGGGAGGACCGTCTGTGA
- a CDS encoding stage II sporulation protein M, with protein sequence MSEPATEKPPLQLKSQKFREAREKDWKALAKQVDRAENGGLGKFTTEELLDLPVLYRSTVSSLSMAQSISLDRNLIGFLQALCARAYVYMYGPHARPGVIARNFFLRELPRSVRALWGELALSFLCLALGILGGILMCMADPSWYDPLVGGMSQGRDLNASADNLRKTISGAEDGEPLAAFSVFLMTHNTKVTLMAFALGVIGGLPTAFLMIVFGMSLGAMVWLFASHGLGVDFVAWLSIHGTTELAAVVIGAAAGFHLARRIMFPGHLTRKAALSQAGRLAGTAMMGAMLMLIIAGFIEGVARQTVTEMWARFTFGGVMLAFWLAYYIGMGRERRPPAQEVSRGEA encoded by the coding sequence GTGAGCGAGCCCGCCACCGAAAAACCGCCGCTGCAGCTCAAGAGCCAGAAGTTCCGCGAAGCGCGCGAAAAGGACTGGAAGGCGCTGGCCAAACAGGTCGACCGCGCCGAAAACGGCGGTTTGGGCAAGTTCACGACTGAGGAACTGCTGGACCTGCCGGTGCTCTACCGTTCCACCGTCTCGTCCCTGTCCATGGCGCAGTCGATCTCGCTCGACCGCAACCTGATCGGCTTTCTTCAGGCCTTGTGTGCGCGGGCCTATGTCTACATGTACGGCCCCCATGCCCGGCCCGGAGTCATCGCGCGCAACTTTTTCCTGCGCGAACTGCCGCGTTCGGTGCGCGCCCTGTGGGGCGAACTGGCCCTGTCCTTCCTCTGTCTGGCCTTGGGGATTCTGGGCGGTATCCTGATGTGCATGGCCGACCCTAGCTGGTACGATCCGCTGGTCGGCGGTATGTCTCAGGGCCGCGACCTCAACGCCAGCGCCGATAACCTGCGCAAGACCATCAGCGGGGCGGAAGACGGAGAGCCCCTGGCGGCCTTTTCGGTCTTCCTGATGACGCATAACACCAAGGTCACACTCATGGCGTTCGCGCTGGGGGTGATCGGCGGTCTGCCGACGGCTTTCCTGATGATCGTGTTCGGCATGTCGCTGGGGGCGATGGTGTGGCTGTTTGCCTCGCACGGTCTGGGGGTCGATTTCGTGGCTTGGCTGTCGATCCACGGCACGACCGAACTGGCGGCGGTCGTCATCGGGGCCGCCGCGGGCTTCCATCTGGCGCGGCGCATCATGTTCCCCGGTCATCTGACGCGCAAGGCGGCTTTGTCCCAGGCCGGGCGGCTGGCCGGGACGGCCATGATGGGGGCCATGCTGATGCTGATTATCGCCGGTTTTATCGAAGGCGTGGCGCGGCAGACCGTGACCGAAATGTGGGCGCGCTTCACCTTCGGCGGTGTGATGCTGGCCTTCTGGCTGGCCTACTATATCGGCATGGGCCGCGAACGTCGTCCGCCTGCGCAGGAGGTCAGCCGTGGCGAAGCGTGA
- a CDS encoding RDD family protein, giving the protein MAKRDLMKGGAATLPPLQGPVTPVTTPEGVVLSFRTASFAARLGALVIDFLIIILAPVALVLLYFILPFEHLKLDGAKMDHPVIQAMMILFVLIGFFLRSGYFMFFELGPRAATPGKRLMKIRVISHDGGHLSPAGVITRNALREVELYLPMTLAFQASVVGGWLALVALLWTLILALLPLFNASRARLGDFLGGTRVVYVPREKLSFDLAEQVHATPSALIFTPEQISVYGEKELGVLEEVLRERRAPTMRAVADRIKTRIGWVTPKAVTEIPSDEAFLSAYYAALRAQLEGRMLMGRRRKDKFDE; this is encoded by the coding sequence GTGGCGAAGCGTGACCTGATGAAGGGCGGGGCTGCCACTCTGCCGCCGCTGCAGGGCCCGGTGACACCCGTGACGACCCCCGAAGGCGTGGTTCTGTCCTTCCGCACGGCGTCCTTTGCGGCGCGGCTGGGGGCGCTGGTCATCGACTTCCTGATTATCATACTGGCGCCGGTAGCGCTGGTATTGCTCTATTTCATCCTGCCGTTCGAGCACCTTAAACTGGACGGTGCGAAGATGGATCATCCCGTCATTCAGGCGATGATGATTCTGTTCGTGCTGATCGGCTTCTTCCTGCGTTCGGGCTATTTCATGTTCTTCGAACTGGGACCCCGCGCGGCGACGCCGGGCAAGCGCCTCATGAAGATCCGCGTGATCTCCCACGATGGCGGGCACCTGTCGCCGGCGGGCGTCATCACGCGCAACGCCTTGCGCGAGGTGGAACTGTACCTGCCGATGACCCTGGCGTTTCAGGCCAGCGTCGTCGGCGGCTGGCTGGCGCTGGTGGCACTTCTGTGGACGCTTATTCTGGCGCTGCTGCCGTTGTTCAACGCGTCACGGGCGCGGCTGGGCGATTTTCTGGGCGGGACTCGCGTCGTCTATGTGCCGCGTGAGAAACTCAGCTTCGATCTGGCCGAACAGGTGCACGCCACGCCCTCGGCGCTGATCTTTACCCCTGAGCAGATAAGCGTCTATGGCGAGAAGGAACTGGGCGTGCTGGAAGAGGTGCTGCGCGAACGGCGCGCGCCGACAATGCGCGCCGTGGCCGACCGCATCAAGACGCGCATCGGCTGGGTGACGCCGAAGGCGGTGACCGAGATTCCGTCGGATGAGGCCTTCCTCAGCGCCTATTACGCCGCGCTGCGCGCCCAGCTTGAGGGGCGTATGCTGATGGGCCGCCGCCGCAAGGACAAGTTCGACGAATAA
- a CDS encoding EAL domain-containing protein gives MPERDDYKTQRDRYIAFSLAAADLLVEVDAQSRIVRTVGATNALLAEDAQTLKGQSIEALFPVSERYLVARLLKRTREIGRLDPATVRLKPEGRKPLHVNLGACYLPDRQHTYLTITVLSEPLARALPARDDVSGLLDMCDFQHMASRSIKPGDSGSGAAMLKEMQLIRLNGLTDAMGEMPQSRSEQLMGEIGALLRASSGPTGTAARLGNEEFGVVAGQGPDAVSEDQLMGDIQQVLTNAGVKKDRVSSSVVTLSLDTANLSEDSVAKALSYVVDKFTKSASLDGQDLQNSLNAAINAAVDQYARVKAILAAGQFNLHFQPVVDIASREVQHYEALLRFTGGMDSYDTVRFSEQVGLAVEFDLAVCDKAITALKHYPGESIAVNLSGLSVQNAQFRDRLSARLKAEPSLKNRLMFELTESHVVEDVEDAARFLADLRRRGYKICLDDFGSGAAAYNYLRRFDVDYIKIDGPFLKTALTQPRQKALIHSLSILCQELKCHCIGEMIENEDMVRLSKDLGIGYGQGWLFGKPAAEIPPRANAISHALARRKGVRETWG, from the coding sequence ATGCCCGAACGCGACGATTACAAGACCCAGCGCGACCGCTATATCGCCTTTTCACTGGCTGCTGCAGACCTTCTGGTGGAGGTGGACGCCCAGTCGCGTATCGTACGCACCGTCGGCGCGACCAATGCGCTTCTGGCCGAAGACGCCCAGACTCTCAAAGGGCAATCGATCGAGGCGCTGTTCCCAGTCTCTGAACGGTATCTGGTTGCCCGCCTGCTCAAGCGCACGCGTGAAATCGGTCGTCTCGACCCCGCGACCGTGCGCCTGAAACCCGAAGGGCGCAAGCCGCTGCACGTCAATCTCGGCGCCTGCTACCTGCCCGACCGCCAGCACACCTACCTCACCATCACCGTTCTGTCCGAGCCGCTGGCGCGCGCCCTGCCCGCGCGCGACGACGTATCCGGCCTGCTCGACATGTGCGACTTTCAACACATGGCGTCGCGCTCGATCAAGCCGGGCGACAGCGGTTCCGGCGCGGCCATGCTGAAGGAAATGCAACTCATCCGTCTCAACGGTCTGACCGATGCCATGGGAGAGATGCCGCAGTCGCGCTCGGAGCAGCTCATGGGCGAAATCGGCGCCCTGCTGCGCGCCTCGTCCGGTCCGACCGGCACCGCCGCGCGTCTGGGGAATGAAGAATTCGGCGTGGTGGCCGGCCAAGGCCCTGACGCGGTCAGCGAAGACCAGTTGATGGGCGACATCCAGCAGGTGCTGACCAATGCCGGCGTCAAAAAGGATCGGGTCTCTTCCAGCGTCGTCACCCTGTCGCTCGATACCGCCAATCTCAGCGAGGACAGCGTCGCCAAGGCCCTGTCCTACGTGGTGGACAAGTTCACCAAGAGCGCCTCGCTTGACGGCCAGGACCTGCAGAACAGCCTCAATGCGGCCATCAACGCCGCGGTGGACCAGTATGCCCGTGTCAAGGCCATCCTCGCCGCCGGGCAGTTCAATCTGCATTTCCAGCCGGTCGTGGACATCGCATCACGCGAAGTCCAGCACTACGAGGCTTTGCTGCGCTTTACCGGCGGCATGGATTCCTACGACACGGTGCGTTTTTCCGAACAGGTCGGGCTGGCGGTCGAGTTCGATCTGGCCGTTTGCGACAAGGCGATCACGGCGCTGAAACACTATCCCGGCGAATCCATCGCGGTGAACCTGTCCGGCCTGTCGGTGCAGAACGCGCAGTTCCGCGACCGCCTCAGCGCGCGCCTCAAGGCCGAGCCGTCGCTGAAAAACCGCCTGATGTTCGAACTGACCGAATCCCACGTGGTCGAGGATGTCGAGGACGCCGCGCGTTTCCTCGCCGACCTGCGCCGCCGCGGCTACAAGATCTGCCTCGACGATTTTGGCTCTGGCGCGGCGGCCTATAATTACCTGCGCCGCTTCGACGTCGACTATATCAAGATCGACGGTCCCTTCCTGAAGACAGCCCTCACCCAGCCGCGCCAGAAGGCCCTGATCCACTCGCTCAGCATCCTGTGCCAGGAACTGAAATGCCACTGCATCGGCGAAATGATCGAGAACGAAGACATGGTGCGCCTGTCGAAGGATCTTGGCATCGGCTACGGTCAGGGCTGGCTGTTCGGCAAGCCGGCAGCCGAAATCCCGCCGCGCGCCAACGCCATTTCCCACGCCCTCGCCCGCCGCAAGGGCGTGCGCGAAACGTGGGGTTAG
- a CDS encoding TetR/AcrR family transcriptional regulator: MSGAKTGVKDRILQTALPLFAGQGFRATGIDRIIADSAVAKASFYRHFPSKDDLILACLERWHISHFAALKMAVEDVEVKSRPLALFDVLPEVVEASLRGDLLITATVEFGNARPAIADMVASARRQVREWFEVLLGEAGYADLAEGLSHEWLLLYEGAMVGSLRETPAHASRWARANAERSLQQIQLKRLLSKTLPGH, translated from the coding sequence ATGTCCGGAGCCAAGACCGGTGTAAAGGACCGCATTCTGCAAACCGCCCTGCCTTTGTTCGCCGGGCAGGGGTTTCGCGCCACTGGCATCGACCGCATCATCGCCGATTCGGCGGTGGCCAAGGCCAGCTTCTACCGGCACTTTCCGTCGAAGGACGACCTGATTCTGGCCTGTCTCGAACGCTGGCACATTTCGCATTTTGCGGCGCTGAAAATGGCCGTGGAGGATGTCGAGGTCAAATCGAGACCGCTGGCCCTATTCGACGTCCTGCCGGAGGTCGTCGAGGCGAGCCTGCGCGGCGACCTGCTGATCACGGCGACGGTCGAGTTCGGCAATGCGCGTCCGGCCATTGCCGACATGGTCGCGTCGGCGCGCCGTCAGGTGCGCGAATGGTTCGAGGTCTTGCTGGGCGAGGCCGGCTATGCCGATCTGGCCGAAGGCCTGTCGCACGAATGGCTTCTGCTCTATGAGGGGGCAATGGTCGGGTCTTTACGCGAAACGCCGGCCCACGCCTCGCGCTGGGCGCGCGCCAATGCCGAGCGCAGCCTGCAGCAGATCCAGCTCAAGCGTTTGCTCAGCAAGACCCTGCCCGGACATTAA
- a CDS encoding EAL domain-containing protein — MRDQHDWALVLLAAVVCIAASFTALTLARRARATEGRERLRWIGMAGLAAGFGIWATHFIAMLAYNAGVATGYDLPKTFLSLIIAVTLTGSGIALAVSENKALWRGVGGALLGLGVAGMHYTGMSAVIAPAQLHWHSDMVAASVLIGMALGAAALWLATGSSRHGLWGGSLLMVLGIVAHHFTGMGALDVTPDPRIATGGLMLNPGSMSITVAVVAVTAMGFCIMSLLQRQQFEAAVAANERHMRILIDSVRDYAIYMLDPQGRVTNWNAGAQRFKGYEASEIVGQSFEVFFPEADRQANRPQQILQTALEQGRYEEEGQRVRKDGTPFLAHVVLTPMYESDGSLIGFAKVTRDITQRRADREKLVRTTHNFDTALRHMSQGLSLYDSEHRLVFANPRVLTMFGNDAEMTMPGTSFRDILTNILRRNGATEAHIEARYRAHMDLIAQPEGGTLISEFANGTVLSITHRPMPEGGWVSTIDDVTARRQDEARIAHMARHDGLTGLPNREHFNQHADRELERALRAGHKVAAVAIDLDRFKEINDMRGHAAGDQVLKIIAERLQMLCDDSEFVARIGGDEFACVKHYTDPRELSDFVSRVHDALHQRIDLDGFELATGGSVGVATYPNDADGREPLMNNADLALYRAKSQPRIAGQETVCYYEARMDEAARDRRALAKDLWQAIARDELRVHYQVQKSVTSQAITGYEALLRWQHPQRGFVSPVDFIPVAEECGAILEIGEWVLRTACAEAASWNNDAKVAVNLSPVQLSHPDLVGMVHAILIETGLSPQRLELEITESTIIGDKTRALHILRQIKSFGVTIAIDDFGTGYSSLDTLNAFPFDKIKIDRSFLMEAEQSPQARAIIRAILALGKSLEVPVLAEGVETIAQLELLRSEGCDEAQGYYFGRPAAQILDESSSARLSA, encoded by the coding sequence TTGCGCGATCAGCATGACTGGGCGCTGGTTTTGCTGGCAGCCGTCGTATGTATAGCTGCGTCTTTCACGGCCCTGACCCTGGCCCGCCGCGCCCGCGCTACTGAAGGCCGCGAGCGGCTGCGCTGGATCGGCATGGCGGGCCTCGCCGCCGGTTTCGGCATCTGGGCCACGCACTTCATTGCCATGCTGGCCTATAATGCCGGCGTCGCCACGGGCTACGACCTCCCCAAGACCTTTCTGTCGCTGATCATCGCCGTGACCCTGACGGGGAGCGGCATCGCCCTGGCTGTGTCGGAAAACAAGGCGCTGTGGCGCGGCGTCGGCGGCGCATTGCTGGGGCTGGGCGTCGCGGGTATGCACTATACGGGCATGTCGGCGGTGATCGCGCCGGCACAGTTGCATTGGCATTCGGATATGGTCGCCGCGTCGGTCCTGATCGGCATGGCGTTGGGTGCAGCCGCCCTGTGGCTGGCGACGGGTTCTTCGCGGCATGGACTGTGGGGCGGCAGCCTGCTGATGGTGCTGGGCATCGTCGCACATCACTTTACGGGCATGGGTGCGCTCGACGTAACGCCCGATCCGCGCATCGCCACGGGCGGCCTCATGCTCAATCCGGGCAGCATGTCGATTACAGTGGCCGTCGTCGCTGTGACCGCGATGGGCTTCTGTATCATGAGCCTGCTCCAGCGTCAGCAGTTCGAAGCCGCGGTCGCCGCCAACGAGCGCCACATGCGCATCCTGATCGATTCCGTGCGCGACTACGCCATCTACATGCTCGATCCTCAGGGCCGCGTCACCAACTGGAACGCCGGCGCGCAACGCTTCAAGGGTTATGAAGCTTCGGAAATCGTGGGCCAATCTTTCGAGGTCTTCTTCCCGGAAGCCGATCGTCAGGCCAACCGCCCGCAACAGATATTGCAAACGGCTCTGGAGCAGGGCCGCTACGAAGAAGAGGGACAGCGCGTGCGTAAGGACGGCACGCCCTTTCTGGCTCACGTCGTTCTGACCCCCATGTACGAGAGCGACGGCTCCCTGATCGGTTTTGCCAAGGTGACACGCGACATCACGCAACGCCGCGCCGACCGTGAAAAGCTGGTGCGCACCACGCACAATTTTGACACGGCGCTCCGTCACATGTCGCAGGGGCTGAGCCTTTACGACTCCGAACACCGTCTCGTTTTCGCCAATCCGCGCGTCCTGACCATGTTCGGCAATGATGCGGAAATGACCATGCCGGGCACCTCTTTCCGGGATATTTTGACGAATATCCTGCGTCGCAACGGGGCGACCGAGGCCCATATCGAAGCCCGCTACCGCGCCCACATGGACCTGATCGCTCAGCCCGAAGGCGGCACGCTGATCTCCGAATTCGCCAACGGCACCGTCCTTTCGATCACGCACCGTCCCATGCCGGAAGGCGGCTGGGTCTCGACGATCGATGACGTTACGGCGCGCAGACAGGACGAGGCCCGTATCGCGCATATGGCGCGGCACGACGGGCTGACCGGCCTGCCCAACCGCGAACATTTCAATCAGCACGCCGACCGCGAGCTGGAGCGCGCCCTGCGCGCCGGGCATAAGGTGGCGGCCGTGGCTATCGACCTTGATCGCTTCAAGGAAATCAACGATATGCGGGGTCATGCCGCCGGTGATCAGGTTCTGAAGATCATTGCCGAACGCCTGCAGATGCTGTGCGACGACTCAGAATTTGTGGCCCGCATCGGCGGCGACGAGTTTGCCTGCGTCAAACACTACACCGATCCGCGCGAGTTGAGCGACTTCGTCAGCCGTGTGCACGACGCCCTGCATCAGCGCATCGATCTGGACGGCTTCGAGCTGGCCACAGGCGGCTCCGTCGGCGTCGCCACCTATCCCAACGATGCCGATGGCCGCGAGCCGTTGATGAATAACGCCGATCTGGCGCTTTACCGCGCCAAGTCGCAGCCGCGCATCGCCGGTCAGGAAACGGTCTGTTACTACGAAGCCCGTATGGACGAAGCCGCGCGCGACCGCCGCGCCCTGGCCAAGGACCTGTGGCAGGCCATCGCGCGTGATGAGTTGCGCGTCCACTATCAGGTGCAGAAATCCGTCACCTCTCAGGCCATCACCGGCTACGAAGCCCTGCTGCGCTGGCAACATCCCCAGCGTGGTTTCGTCAGCCCGGTGGACTTCATTCCGGTGGCTGAGGAATGCGGCGCCATCCTCGAAATCGGCGAATGGGTGCTGCGCACGGCCTGTGCCGAGGCGGCGTCGTGGAACAACGACGCCAAGGTGGCCGTGAACCTGTCGCCGGTGCAGTTGTCGCATCCCGATCTGGTCGGCATGGTGCACGCCATCCTGATCGAAACCGGCCTCTCGCCGCAGCGTCTGGAGCTGGAAATCACCGAGTCGACCATTATCGGCGACAAGACCCGCGCCCTGCACATCCTGCGTCAGATCAAGAGTTTCGGCGTCACCATCGCTATCGACGATTTCGGCACCGGTTACTCGTCGCTCGATACGCTCAACGCCTTCCCGTTCGACAAGATCAAGATCGACCGGTCCTTCCTGATGGAGGCCGAACAGAGCCCTCAGGCGCGCGCCATCATCCGCGCCATTCTGGCGCTGGGCAAGAGCCTCGAAGTGCCTGTGCTGGCCGAGGGCGTCGAGACCATCGCGCAACTGGAACTGCTGCGCAGCGAAGGCTGCGACGAGGCGCAGGGCTACTATTTCGGCCGCCCCGCCGCCCAGATTCTCGACGAATCGTCGTCGGCCCGTCTGAGCGCCTGA